In Montipora capricornis isolate CH-2021 chromosome 4, ASM3666992v2, whole genome shotgun sequence, the DNA window CCCGGCTGGAAAGGCTCTCCATATTACATCTGGTAAATGTGAACATTCATGCAGACTGGCACCGGGCTCGTTAGTTTGATACCTATGTTCAGCTTTGTAAGTGTCTCTTATTATTTTTGCTCTTTCAGGACAGTCTGTAACATCGCGTGGGCCAGCAGCAACCCCTATGCCTTCGTGCAACCATGAGGAGGCTGACATCAGAATTGTAATTCATGTGTTATGTGCCCTACACTCAGGCTGTACAAGTGTTCTCATACGGACTGTAGACACCGATGTTGTCGTTATTCTGCTGGGAAAGTTTGGCCGACTGATCGCAGAGAGATCGGATGCAGACATTTGAATTGCCTTTGGAATGGGAAAGCACTTCCAATTCATAAGCGTCAACAGAGTATACGTTTCCCTTGGAGAGACCAGAGCACGTTGTCTTCCTGTGTTTCACGCACTTAGCGGTTGCGATACGACCTCGGCGTTCGTTGGAAAGGGTAAGCAGTCTGCTTGGCAAGCCTGGCAGCTGTACAACGAAGTTACTCCAACACTTGCATCCCTTGCTGAGAACCCCTACCAACATCTGGATGTTGACTCGGAGCATTTCCGGAAGATTGAGAGAATGGCAGTCATTATGTATGACAAGACTTGCCCTTATGACTCCATCAAGGAAGCCAGAAAGGAACTGTTCTGCAAGCATAACAGAGGAATGGATAAGCTCCCTCCTACAAAGGTGACAAAAATATATGTAAACATTTTTCAGATACCATAACAGTTCCTTGTGTTGTAGTCTTTGAATGGTATTTCCCTTTTTTCAAGCTCTCGTAGGTGACCATTCGAatttggggtttttttttttttatcagctCTTATCACTTTTAGTATTTGTTATTATCTGTTTTCTCTTCCGTTAAGGATGCACTCCTCCAACATGTAAAAAGATCAATTTATCAAGCTGGGATTTGGGCTACCAGCGACAATCACCAGCAGAACATCCCATCCCCTGATAGGTTTGGCTGGAAGAAAGAGGATGGCTGTTGGGTTCCCGTCTGGCTTACACTCCCAGAAGTGTTGAGATCATGCCGAGAACTTGTCAAGTGCTCTTGTAAAGCACAATGTTCAAGATGTAAATGTGCAAAGGCGAGCTTGCCCTGCACTGATCtttgcaaatgcaaatgtaGCAAATGACTATTTTGTAATGTATATAACCACAGTATCCAGTTTCCGACTGTTGAAATGGAACAGGTACTTGGTTCCTTTGTATTGCATCACAGAGAAATTGTACGACACGTCTGTCTCCTGTATAGCTACTAAGAAATACAGATCGTACTATTTGATTCAATACACAACTGATACCCACAAAATGTGTAGCTTGGTAACCACCCACATATATGTAATGTGTATTTATACGATAATGAGCATAATTCGGAAGACCATCCAGATAATATCTTGTCAGAAATCCTCGCGTTCACTATACAGCGTTTTAATCGCCCAAGAACCTTTTTGAAGGACTTAGAACggatttaaaaaataatcataGCTTGGTAACCTGGCAATTTTGAAACGTATTTTAtgtaaagaaaatcaacaattattattcaggGAAATCCTTGCATTGATTTTGAGCCATTTTACCCTTCAAAACTGTTGCAAATACTATTTAAGAAAAAAGCCTGGTTACCAAGCACAGCAGATCAGTGATGAAAAGTATTTCTCAATTTATACATTGACAGGAAGTTTCTTTCTTGGGCACCCATCTTAAATTTAATACTCATATCCCAAGGAAACTGTATACAAAGTTTGGTACTTTTGTCCGCTTTGTCACGATCCGgctcaaattttgcattaagCTACTTGACTATCAGTCTGATGTTGCGACAGCACTACTTTTGTGCGTTGACCATATTTTTCACGAGTTTGCACTCGCCAATAAATGTCATTGATATTAGGTGCTCTTAATTGCATCAATGGAAACACTTGGACCTGAAAGAGGCAACAGCTTGAATTAACGGTGGATACCTATTCCAGTGAAATGGTACTTGCTACTCAAGTTTTAACTTTATCAATTCTCAGGTGGATGACTTCTGGGACTTAACTAAGCACCCAGATTTAGAGGAGGTGGTTGGAGTTTTGCATTCCGGAGAGCATTTAACTATTCGAGACATTAAGACAATCCAACCAGCGATACCAGAAGTGGACAAAATGAAAATGCGCCAGCATTCTAAAGCTTTCAAGGAGGGCTGGCTGAACGACACTGTAAGGATCTTATTatataatagagagctttagttAGCATCCCTCCCTGGACATGAGAGGAAAATGTCAGGGATCCATAAAACGAACTACTATGCCCACAAGACCAAAACTTTTATATTAATATTCCGCTTATTTGATCACAGGTCATAAACGCAAGGTTGAAAAGGCTAGCTGAAACTGCCAAGGAAAACGTGAGTATAATAAATCAAATATTACTATAGTGTAGAATGTCAGCCATGTCCTCGCCCTAATCTCGAGGATCACACGAGAGGAAAGTCTGAATTCACAGAGTCGTAATTTGCGAAAATCGAAGGTTACATTCAATTGGTGTCTACATCTTCCGGAAATGGATGGCAAAGGTAAGTGGAACTTCCAACGATTCGCGTAGAAATCGAAAAACTATCACCTACGAACATTTTCTGGTTAATTCCATGGAAAATGAGAATGAATACTACCCTTCTATGAATAATGGAATGAGTTTACCAAAGgactcactttgatttcgtaataaataataataataataataataataataataaataaggaAAATCTTCCTATCGTGGAAAGTACTTCACTTTCCCCCCAGAGTTAGGGTATGGAAGAAAACTTAAGTTCCAGATTTAAAGTATAAGCGGGGGTCATAACTTCGCTTGAAAAAAGAGGGCACTGGAAAGCATCCCATTTGCGATAAATTTGCCGTTTCAACATTAAGTACCCTCATCGACTTGTCAATCAAATAAATTGGGCAGTCTAAACTTGGAACCAACGGACTGTAGGTAACTGTAGGAAAAATTTTCCCAACAAGAAAGCGCAATCATTGGATGTTAGGGGTATGGTAAAGTAATATGTAGCTAAGAATTACTGAGTTCTATATATCCTTGCAGTTAAGATTCTACTAACAAAATGTAGCATGACCTCACATGCACATGCCAAGCCTATACAACTAAAAGTTACTTAAGTCTTAAAAATTGTTTCGCAGGTCATTAACTTCCATGAAAAAAGTTGGCAACATTATGACAGCAACTTTGACAGTGCAACACGGCAAACTTCTGTAAACGaagaacttttttttacttgtatCCGGTAATCAATTGTtggctgtttttgttttattgaatttaatttagAATTACAGTACAAGCCAATATCATACTTTATACTTTTTTGCAGAAAATTACTTCAAATTAACAAAGTGAACCCATCGGATTGGAGAAAATCATCACCAATATCACCACAGCAGGCCAATGACCGAAGTTGTGGAGTTTACGTAATCAAAGTAAGCCAAGACGGTGGTATCACAGCTAGCTGTCATCATTTTATCATGTTTCTTGTCCAATGATTAATTTACTCTCGTGGTTGCTCAGACTTCTATAATTTAATGCACCGACATCGCAATATGCAAAAAATTTAccattacatttttctttttgtcatcaTAGATTGCTAAATGCATTTGTAGTGG includes these proteins:
- the LOC138046501 gene encoding uncharacterized protein — translated: MGKHFQFISVNRVYVSLGETRARCLPVFHALSGCDTTSAFVGKGKQSAWQAWQLYNEVTPTLASLAENPYQHLDVDSEHFRKIERMAVIMYDKTCPYDSIKEARKELFCKHNRGMDKLPPTKDALLQHVKRSIYQAGIWATSDNHQQNIPSPDRFGWKKEDGCWVPVWLTLPEVLRSCRELVKCSCKAQCSRCKCAKASLPCTDLCKCKCSK